In one window of Zhihengliuella sp. ISTPL4 DNA:
- the glmM gene encoding phosphoglucosamine mutase: protein MPIFGTDGVRGLANGILTADLALTLAQATAVVLGQGRTAEARKAEGKRLTAVVARDPRVSGHFLTAAVAAGLASSGVDVLEAGVIPTPALAFLVADRDADFGVMISASHNAAPDNGIKIFARGGRKLPDIVEQRIEEAMHGEMLRPTGAGVGRIDRFSDAEDRYVVHLLGSLPHRLEGIHVVLDCAHGAASGVSPETFRDAGAEVTVIGADPDGWNINDGVGSTHLDNLAEAVVRLGADVGIAHDGDADRCLAVDAQGNVVDGDQIMAILALSMKERGRLTDDTLVATVMSNLGLHVAMREHGITVRQTAVGDRYVLEDMNAGGYALGGEQSGHVIMSEYATTGDGLLTGLHLVAEMARQGKSLSELASVMTVYPQLLINVRDVDKDRVADDEVVQQAVRDVEAELGDTGRVLLRKSGTEPLVRVMVEAADSESARRHAERLAAVVQERLAL, encoded by the coding sequence ATGCCGATCTTTGGCACGGACGGCGTGCGAGGACTCGCCAATGGCATCCTCACCGCCGACCTGGCGCTCACCCTGGCCCAGGCGACTGCTGTCGTCCTGGGCCAGGGCCGTACGGCGGAGGCTCGCAAAGCCGAAGGCAAGCGCCTCACCGCCGTCGTCGCCCGTGACCCCCGGGTCTCCGGGCACTTCCTGACCGCCGCCGTCGCTGCCGGGCTCGCCTCTTCGGGCGTCGATGTCCTGGAGGCCGGGGTCATCCCGACGCCTGCTCTGGCGTTCCTCGTCGCGGATCGCGACGCGGACTTCGGGGTGATGATCTCCGCCTCGCACAACGCGGCGCCGGACAACGGGATCAAGATCTTCGCCCGCGGCGGACGCAAGCTCCCGGACATCGTCGAGCAGCGCATCGAAGAGGCCATGCACGGGGAGATGCTGCGCCCGACCGGCGCCGGCGTCGGCCGCATCGACCGCTTCTCGGACGCCGAGGACCGGTACGTGGTCCACCTGCTCGGCTCGCTGCCGCACCGTCTCGAGGGCATCCACGTGGTGCTCGACTGCGCCCACGGTGCCGCCTCCGGGGTCTCGCCGGAGACGTTCCGCGACGCGGGTGCAGAGGTCACCGTCATCGGTGCCGACCCCGACGGCTGGAACATCAACGACGGTGTCGGCTCGACGCACCTGGACAACCTCGCGGAGGCCGTCGTGCGCCTCGGCGCCGACGTGGGCATCGCGCACGACGGTGACGCGGACCGCTGCTTGGCCGTCGACGCGCAGGGCAACGTCGTGGACGGCGACCAGATCATGGCGATCCTGGCGCTGTCGATGAAGGAGCGCGGTCGTCTCACGGACGACACGCTCGTGGCCACGGTCATGAGCAACCTCGGGCTGCACGTCGCGATGCGCGAGCACGGCATCACGGTGCGCCAGACGGCCGTCGGCGACCGCTACGTGCTGGAGGACATGAACGCGGGCGGCTACGCTCTCGGCGGTGAGCAGTCCGGCCACGTCATCATGAGCGAGTACGCGACGACCGGCGACGGCCTGCTCACAGGACTCCACCTCGTCGCCGAGATGGCGCGTCAGGGGAAGTCCCTCTCGGAACTCGCGTCGGTCATGACGGTCTACCCGCAGCTGCTGATCAACGTCCGCGACGTCGACAAGGATCGCGTCGCCGATGACGAGGTCGTTCAGCAGGCGGTGCGCGACGTCGAGGCCGAGCTCGGCGACACCGGGCGCGTGCTGTTGCGTAAGTCCGGGACCGAGCCGCTCGTGCGCGTCATGGTCGAGGCGGCCGACTCCGAGTCGGCCAGGAGGCACGCCGAGCGTCTGGCGGCCGTAGTCCAGGAGCGCCTCGCGCTCTGA
- the rpsI gene encoding 30S ribosomal protein S9, translating into MADIQDTTENLQNFSTSTPETDAVEAAPRPVLSVPGAAVGRRKQAIARVRLVPGSGTITVNGRTLEDYFPNKLHQQLINDPFTALNLAGAYDVIARISGGGDSGQAGALRLGIARALNGIDAENNRPTLKKAGFLSRDARVKERKKAGLKKARKAPQYSKR; encoded by the coding sequence GTGGCTGACATCCAGGACACCACCGAAAACCTCCAGAACTTCTCGACGTCGACCCCGGAGACCGACGCGGTCGAGGCGGCTCCCCGCCCCGTGCTGAGCGTCCCCGGCGCCGCTGTCGGCCGTCGCAAGCAGGCCATCGCCCGCGTGCGTCTGGTTCCCGGCTCGGGCACCATCACGGTCAACGGCCGCACGCTCGAGGACTACTTCCCGAACAAGCTGCACCAGCAGCTGATCAACGACCCGTTCACCGCGCTGAACCTCGCCGGTGCCTACGACGTGATCGCCCGCATCTCGGGTGGTGGCGACTCCGGCCAGGCCGGCGCCCTGCGTCTCGGCATCGCGCGTGCCCTCAACGGCATCGACGCGGAGAACAACCGTCCGACCCTGAAGAAGGCCGGCTTCCTGTCGCGCGACGCTCGCGTCAAGGAGCGCAAGAAGGCTGGACTCAAGAAGGCCCGTAAGGCGCCTCAGTACTCGAAGCGTTAA
- the rplM gene encoding 50S ribosomal protein L13 → MTRTYTPKAGEVQRDWVVIDATDVVLGRLASHAATLLRGKHKPTFANHIDSGDFVIIVNADKVALTGQKLQKKMAYRHSGYPGGLKAVSYAELLEKNPVRAVEKAIRGMLPKNSLGRQQLSKLKVYAGAEHPHAAQQPQPYTLDQVAQ, encoded by the coding sequence GTGACGCGCACTTACACCCCCAAGGCTGGCGAAGTCCAGCGCGACTGGGTCGTCATCGACGCCACCGACGTCGTTCTCGGCCGTCTGGCTTCGCACGCGGCGACGCTCCTGCGTGGCAAGCACAAGCCGACCTTCGCCAACCACATCGACTCGGGTGACTTCGTCATCATCGTGAACGCCGACAAGGTCGCGCTCACGGGTCAGAAGCTCCAGAAGAAGATGGCCTACCGCCACTCCGGCTACCCGGGTGGTCTGAAGGCCGTCAGCTACGCCGAGCTGCTCGAGAAGAACCCGGTCCGCGCCGTGGAGAAGGCCATCCGTGGCATGCTCCCGAAGAACAGCCTGGGCCGCCAGCAGCTGTCGAAGCTGAAGGTGTACGCCGGTGCCGAGCACCCGCACGCCGCGCAGCAGCCCCAGCCGTACACCCTCGACCAGGTCGCCCAGTAA
- a CDS encoding endonuclease/exonuclease/phosphatase family protein, translating into MKVISYNLRKHRAAGELAALVDEHDPDILCLQECDVPELPDRIGGLVLADATQGNRLGLALFYRESTYRLQGIRTLGLKKSLHDRIAKPAHERVLGARLRDIDDGGEFIVASFHAAPLTALNSLRRHQIRAALAELATLGEGLPQLMVGDYNYPVFKENLGQAVRDQGYALSLSDDHTYTRYRVFRGHYDFATSSGFEIERITTLPQRSSDHRPILVTVRPN; encoded by the coding sequence ATGAAGGTCATCTCCTACAACCTGCGCAAGCACCGCGCCGCCGGCGAGCTCGCGGCGCTCGTCGACGAGCATGATCCCGACATCCTCTGCCTGCAGGAGTGCGACGTCCCGGAGCTTCCGGACCGGATCGGCGGTCTCGTGCTGGCGGACGCGACGCAGGGCAACCGGCTCGGCCTCGCGCTCTTCTACCGCGAGAGCACGTACCGCCTGCAGGGCATCCGGACCCTGGGCCTGAAGAAGTCGCTGCACGACCGGATCGCCAAGCCCGCGCACGAGCGCGTGCTCGGCGCACGCCTGCGCGACATCGACGACGGCGGCGAGTTCATCGTGGCGTCCTTCCACGCGGCGCCCTTGACCGCCTTGAACTCGCTGCGTCGGCACCAGATCCGTGCGGCGCTCGCCGAGCTCGCGACGCTCGGGGAGGGGCTGCCCCAGCTCATGGTGGGCGACTACAACTATCCCGTCTTCAAGGAGAACCTCGGCCAGGCGGTGCGCGACCAGGGATACGCGCTGTCCCTCAGCGACGACCACACCTATACGCGCTACCGCGTCTTCCGCGGGCACTACGACTTCGCGACCTCGTCCGGCTTCGAGATCGAGCGCATCACCACGCTGCCGCAGCGCTCCAGCGACCACCGCCCGATCCTGGTGACAGTCCGTCCGAACTGA
- the truA gene encoding tRNA pseudouridine(38-40) synthase TruA — MRIRLDIAYDGTHFRGWATQPTLRTVQGTLEAALARIVGSEVRFVVAGRTDAGVHASGQVAHVDLDEAQWARIEARHGRAAEDPAGSIAARMRGVLGAYPDVTVTRSSLAPEGFDARFSAVWRRYRYRLADDLAGYDPLRRLDTTTIRGRLDAPAMDAAARTLIGLHDFAAYCKPREEATTIRTLLDYRWERDVDGVLVAEVKADAFCHSMVRALVGACAAVGEGRLDVGDLVVLRDALTRTSEFKVLAARGLTLTEVGYPAEELLAARAAQTRARRDHETG; from the coding sequence GTGCGCATCCGGCTCGACATCGCCTACGACGGTACCCATTTCCGCGGGTGGGCCACGCAGCCGACGCTCCGCACCGTCCAGGGCACGCTGGAGGCCGCCCTCGCTCGCATCGTGGGCTCCGAGGTGCGCTTCGTCGTCGCCGGGCGCACCGACGCCGGCGTCCACGCCAGCGGGCAGGTGGCGCACGTCGACCTCGACGAGGCGCAGTGGGCGCGGATCGAGGCGCGGCACGGCCGCGCCGCCGAGGACCCGGCGGGCAGCATCGCCGCGCGCATGCGCGGAGTGCTCGGTGCCTATCCCGACGTGACGGTCACCCGTTCTTCGCTCGCCCCGGAGGGATTCGACGCGCGGTTCTCCGCCGTGTGGCGGCGCTACCGCTATCGACTGGCCGACGACCTCGCCGGCTACGATCCGCTGCGCCGACTGGACACCACGACCATCCGCGGGCGACTCGACGCGCCGGCGATGGACGCCGCCGCCAGGACCCTGATCGGCCTGCACGATTTCGCCGCCTACTGCAAGCCACGCGAGGAGGCCACGACCATCCGCACGCTCCTCGACTACCGGTGGGAGCGGGACGTGGACGGGGTGCTCGTCGCCGAGGTCAAAGCGGACGCGTTCTGCCACAGCATGGTGCGCGCCCTGGTCGGCGCCTGCGCCGCCGTGGGGGAGGGGCGCCTGGATGTCGGTGACCTCGTCGTGCTCCGCGACGCTCTGACGCGGACGAGTGAGTTCAAGGTCCTGGCCGCCCGCGGGCTCACGCTCACCGAGGTCGGCTACCCGGCAGAGGAGCTCTTGGCCGCCCGAGCCGCGCAGACCCGCGCCCGTCGGGACCACGAGACCGGGTGA
- a CDS encoding APC family permease, whose amino-acid sequence MATTPIHLERPDGKGLAAGTLGLWGSTVIGLASTAPVYSLVATLGFVVLAVGAQAPIAFIIAFVPMLLIAFAYRELNNAVPDCGTTFTWGTKAFGPWVGWMGGWGVAVAGMVVLANLAQIASVYFWSLIGQDLENNDWRVVVVAVLFIAAMTWVSWRGVEIGERIQNVLLAIQYLALAIFVVAALWQFFTGEAPDATPFSWEWLNPFGFTDWSGFTEAILLALFIYWGWDTCLALNEETKDPKRIPGRAAVLTCVILLVTYVAVTIAAMMYAGLGEDGTGLGNEANADDFFLAIKDGLLGPFGWVLVVSVIISAISSTQTTILPTARGTLAMGVYRALPAKFKEVHPVYKTPSFSTIVMGVVASLYYVGMTLISDNILQDSILSLGLAIAFYYAITGFACVWFFRAELRRSARDLFFKGIFPLLGALLLTGAFVQSAIDMWDVDYGYTVLFGIGGTFVIGIGSLAIGLVLMFLWYLFPRSKRFFRGESLNRETQVMVPEEPGALIRSVDGGI is encoded by the coding sequence ATGGCAACGACGCCCATCCATCTCGAACGTCCCGACGGCAAGGGTTTGGCAGCAGGCACCCTCGGCCTGTGGGGATCCACCGTCATCGGCTTGGCCTCCACAGCCCCCGTCTATTCGCTCGTCGCGACGCTCGGCTTCGTCGTGCTCGCCGTCGGTGCGCAGGCGCCGATCGCCTTCATCATCGCCTTCGTGCCGATGCTGCTGATCGCCTTCGCCTACCGCGAGCTCAACAACGCCGTCCCCGACTGCGGCACCACCTTCACCTGGGGCACGAAGGCCTTCGGCCCCTGGGTGGGCTGGATGGGCGGCTGGGGCGTCGCGGTCGCCGGCATGGTCGTCCTCGCGAACCTCGCGCAGATCGCCTCGGTCTACTTCTGGTCGCTCATCGGTCAGGACCTCGAGAACAACGACTGGCGGGTCGTCGTCGTCGCCGTGCTCTTCATCGCGGCGATGACCTGGGTGAGCTGGCGCGGCGTCGAGATCGGCGAGCGCATCCAGAACGTGCTCCTCGCGATCCAGTACCTGGCGCTGGCGATCTTCGTCGTCGCGGCCCTCTGGCAGTTCTTCACGGGCGAAGCCCCCGACGCGACGCCGTTCTCCTGGGAGTGGCTGAACCCGTTCGGCTTCACCGACTGGTCGGGCTTCACCGAGGCGATCCTCCTCGCCCTCTTCATCTACTGGGGCTGGGACACCTGCCTCGCCCTCAACGAGGAGACGAAGGACCCGAAGCGCATCCCCGGCCGTGCTGCGGTCCTCACCTGCGTCATCCTCCTCGTGACGTACGTCGCCGTGACGATCGCCGCGATGATGTACGCCGGGCTCGGCGAGGACGGCACGGGGCTCGGCAACGAGGCCAACGCCGACGACTTCTTCCTGGCCATCAAGGACGGTCTGCTCGGGCCGTTCGGGTGGGTGCTGGTGGTCTCGGTCATCATCTCGGCGATCTCGTCCACCCAGACGACGATCCTGCCGACCGCCCGTGGCACGCTCGCGATGGGGGTGTACCGGGCGCTCCCGGCGAAGTTCAAAGAGGTGCATCCCGTCTACAAGACGCCCTCGTTCTCGACGATCGTCATGGGCGTGGTGGCGTCCCTGTACTACGTGGGGATGACGCTGATCAGCGACAACATCCTGCAGGACTCGATCCTCTCGCTCGGCCTCGCGATCGCGTTCTACTACGCCATCACCGGATTCGCGTGCGTCTGGTTCTTCCGTGCCGAGCTGCGCCGCTCGGCGCGTGACCTGTTCTTCAAGGGGATCTTCCCGCTGCTCGGGGCGCTGCTGCTGACCGGCGCGTTCGTGCAGTCGGCCATCGACATGTGGGATGTGGACTACGGCTACACCGTGCTCTTCGGCATCGGCGGCACGTTCGTGATCGGCATCGGGTCGCTGGCGATCGGCCTCGTCCTGATGTTCCTCTGGTACCTCTTCCCGCGGTCGAAGCGCTTCTTCCGGGGCGAGAGCCTCAACCGGGAGACCCAGGTGATGGTCCCCGAGGAGCCAGGCGCGCTGATCCGATCGGTCGACGGCGGCATCTGA
- a CDS encoding winged helix-turn-helix transcriptional regulator, with amino-acid sequence MTVSFAQIRDSQPALFHQGCGTRVVLDHIMSKWGVLVLSCLSDGTHRWGELRRQVDGISEKMLASTLRTLTEDGLVHRESLPTVPPHVEYSLTPLGHDLMERMLPLMEWVATHADGMLGRE; translated from the coding sequence ATGACGGTGAGTTTTGCTCAGATCCGCGATTCGCAGCCCGCTCTATTCCACCAGGGCTGCGGCACGCGCGTCGTCCTGGACCACATCATGAGCAAGTGGGGCGTGCTGGTGCTCTCGTGCCTCTCCGACGGCACGCACCGCTGGGGCGAGCTGCGTCGGCAGGTCGACGGCATCAGCGAGAAGATGCTCGCGTCCACCTTGCGCACGCTCACCGAGGACGGCCTGGTGCACCGGGAGTCGCTGCCGACCGTGCCGCCGCACGTCGAGTACAGCCTCACGCCCTTGGGGCACGACCTCATGGAGCGGATGCTCCCGCTGATGGAGTGGGTCGCGACGCACGCGGACGGGATGCTGGGTCGCGAGTGA
- a CDS encoding SDR family oxidoreductase, with protein MTILVTGSTGHLGRLIIAALLERGVDPQEVRAGARDVAKGADLGVRVVPLDYTDRESVSAALDGVDTVVLVSGSEVGQRVAQHRAVIDAAKDAGVSKFVYTSAPKATTSSLVLAPEHKATEELIADAGLPAVILRNNWYTENYAADLARAAETGVVSAGTGEGRVASASRKDYAEAAAVVAIEDGHIGAVYELGGDVAWTYADLAAAMAEVTGREVVFTPLSAEEQLAALRAAGLDEGTAGFVVALDAGIRDGALAGTDGTLRRLIGRPTTPLVDGLRALV; from the coding sequence ATGACCATCCTCGTCACCGGTTCGACCGGTCATCTCGGCCGCCTCATCATCGCCGCCCTCCTCGAGCGGGGCGTCGACCCGCAGGAGGTCCGCGCCGGCGCCCGCGACGTCGCCAAGGGCGCCGACCTCGGCGTGCGCGTCGTGCCCCTCGACTACACCGACCGGGAATCGGTCTCCGCCGCGCTCGACGGCGTGGACACCGTCGTGCTCGTCTCCGGCTCGGAGGTGGGCCAGCGCGTGGCACAGCATCGGGCCGTGATCGACGCCGCGAAGGACGCCGGCGTGTCCAAGTTCGTCTACACGAGCGCTCCGAAGGCCACCACGAGCTCCCTCGTCCTGGCACCCGAACACAAGGCCACCGAGGAGCTCATCGCGGACGCCGGCCTTCCGGCGGTGATCCTCCGCAACAACTGGTACACCGAGAACTACGCCGCCGACCTCGCCCGCGCGGCGGAGACCGGCGTCGTCAGCGCCGGCACCGGCGAGGGGCGCGTCGCCTCCGCCAGCCGCAAGGACTACGCCGAAGCCGCCGCCGTCGTCGCGATCGAGGACGGACACATCGGTGCCGTCTACGAGCTCGGCGGGGACGTCGCGTGGACCTACGCCGACCTCGCCGCCGCCATGGCCGAGGTCACCGGTCGCGAGGTCGTCTTCACGCCGCTGTCCGCGGAGGAGCAGCTCGCCGCCCTCCGAGCCGCGGGCCTCGACGAGGGCACCGCCGGATTCGTCGTCGCCCTCGACGCCGGTATCCGCGACGGCGCGCTGGCGGGCACCGACGGCACGCTCCGCCGGCTCATCGGCCGCCCGACGACGCCGCTCGTCGACGGGCTCCGCGCCCTGGTGTGA
- a CDS encoding Asp23/Gls24 family envelope stress response protein yields MTDHHEDDELRRLGLEPADLDGHTIEDLSDYLDAGRLPRKPAIEESPGCQLALDALERLRGLGSELMDDDADSAAPVDESWVDRILSGIAMDAQAGRRIPFASDDPDVELAITEGAVRGLVRAAEEAVPGVLVGRCRLDGDVTEPGAPVRVMIDASVRLGDPLRDVADRLRAEVDDRLRRHTELRVVAIDVAITDVREGA; encoded by the coding sequence ATGACCGATCACCACGAAGACGACGAGCTGCGCCGCCTCGGCCTGGAGCCCGCCGACCTGGACGGGCACACGATCGAAGACCTCAGCGACTACCTGGACGCCGGACGCCTCCCCCGGAAGCCCGCGATCGAGGAGTCTCCGGGGTGCCAGCTCGCGCTCGACGCTCTCGAGAGACTGCGCGGACTCGGCAGCGAGCTGATGGATGACGATGCGGACTCGGCCGCCCCGGTGGACGAGAGCTGGGTGGACCGGATCCTGAGCGGCATCGCGATGGACGCGCAGGCAGGGCGGCGCATCCCGTTCGCCTCCGACGACCCCGACGTGGAGCTCGCGATCACCGAGGGTGCCGTGCGCGGGCTGGTCCGTGCCGCGGAGGAGGCCGTTCCCGGGGTTCTGGTCGGCCGGTGCCGGCTGGACGGCGACGTGACCGAGCCCGGGGCGCCGGTGCGAGTGATGATCGACGCGAGCGTGCGCCTCGGCGACCCTCTCCGCGACGTCGCCGACCGCCTCCGTGCGGAGGTGGATGACCGGTTGCGACGGCACACCGAGCTGCGAGTCGTGGCCATCGACGTCGCGATCACGGACGTCAGGGAGGGGGCGTGA
- a CDS encoding RNA polymerase sigma factor, which translates to MAADRWGEALEQAGDRIVAGRAMDGDVAAFAVLVRRYTPMMRAYTQRMLNASAEVDDIVQDAFVTAWQRFGELEDPAKVKSWLMRIVSRKAVDRLRRTRPALDVDELDRPAPLQAAPEAVVEARAGVAALAAALNELPEAQRECWVLRELGEYSYEEIAAELDLPVSTVRGLLSRARRFLITRMEAWR; encoded by the coding sequence ATGGCAGCCGACCGCTGGGGTGAGGCGCTGGAGCAGGCAGGGGACCGCATCGTCGCCGGCCGGGCGATGGACGGGGACGTCGCTGCGTTCGCCGTGCTCGTGCGCAGGTACACGCCGATGATGAGGGCCTACACGCAACGAATGCTCAATGCGTCGGCCGAGGTCGACGACATCGTGCAGGACGCGTTCGTGACCGCCTGGCAGCGGTTCGGCGAGCTGGAGGACCCCGCGAAGGTCAAGAGCTGGCTCATGCGGATCGTGAGCCGCAAGGCCGTGGATCGGCTGCGCCGGACGCGCCCGGCGCTCGATGTCGACGAGCTCGATCGGCCGGCGCCGCTGCAGGCCGCCCCGGAGGCGGTCGTCGAGGCGCGTGCCGGTGTCGCCGCCCTCGCCGCCGCCCTGAACGAACTCCCGGAGGCCCAGCGCGAGTGCTGGGTGTTGCGGGAGCTGGGCGAGTACAGCTACGAGGAGATCGCTGCCGAGCTCGACCTCCCCGTCAGCACGGTGCGCGGACTGCTGTCCCGCGCGCGACGATTCCTGATCACACGGATGGAGGCGTGGCGATGA
- a CDS encoding CsbD family protein, protein MSAENKFKAAAEKVAGKAKEVVGEVTDNDKLVAEGKAEQAKGDVRNAAEDVKDTFTK, encoded by the coding sequence ATGAGCGCGGAGAACAAGTTCAAGGCTGCAGCGGAAAAGGTCGCAGGCAAGGCCAAGGAGGTCGTCGGCGAGGTCACGGACAACGACAAGCTCGTCGCCGAGGGCAAGGCCGAACAGGCCAAGGGCGACGTCAGGAACGCGGCCGAGGATGTCAAGGACACGTTCACCAAGTGA
- a CDS encoding DUF2273 domain-containing protein, producing the protein MNASVIGGAAATVLALTWIVLGFWAFLLVALAMLVGAVAGRIADGRLDVRALADVVRGRRSSS; encoded by the coding sequence GTGAACGCCTCGGTGATCGGCGGAGCTGCGGCGACGGTGCTCGCGCTGACCTGGATCGTCTTGGGGTTCTGGGCGTTCCTGCTCGTGGCCCTCGCGATGCTCGTCGGCGCGGTCGCCGGCCGCATCGCCGACGGTCGCCTGGACGTGCGGGCGCTCGCCGACGTCGTGCGGGGGCGGCGATCGTCCTCATGA
- a CDS encoding Asp23/Gls24 family envelope stress response protein, with protein sequence MANVTGATQPKAQVVPASQGAAGKTTIEDAVVAKIAGIAAREVDGVYALGGGAARMMGAIRDALNTTDLAQGISVEVGETQVAVDVTIVAEYPVSLQKVADQVRAAIHRAMVELVGMDVAEVNVTVNDVHIPSEDDDDAPEARVQ encoded by the coding sequence ATGGCGAACGTGACTGGGGCCACCCAGCCGAAGGCTCAGGTCGTTCCGGCGTCGCAGGGGGCGGCGGGGAAGACCACGATCGAGGATGCGGTGGTCGCGAAGATCGCCGGCATCGCGGCACGAGAGGTCGACGGCGTCTACGCCCTGGGCGGGGGCGCCGCGCGCATGATGGGCGCGATCCGCGACGCCCTCAACACGACCGACCTCGCGCAGGGGATCAGCGTCGAGGTGGGTGAGACGCAGGTGGCGGTCGACGTGACGATCGTGGCGGAGTACCCCGTGTCCCTGCAGAAGGTGGCCGATCAGGTGCGGGCCGCGATCCACCGGGCCATGGTGGAGCTGGTGGGGATGGATGTCGCCGAGGTGAACGTGACCGTCAACGACGTGCACATCCCCTCCGAGGACGACGACGACGCCCCGGAGGCGCGAGTCCAGTGA
- a CDS encoding TetR/AcrR family transcriptional regulator — translation MENSAESTREQRKRQTTRALTEAARRLTTERGFAGFTVEELCADAGVSRRTFFNYFESKENAVFGFAVVDSRQEGLEAAFLERDGDLLDDFVQLTVERFALFDPIEHAAELFAVIEQEPRLLRAAFEQQEKHERRDIALVARRFGDAADAELRAEVLVHSVGALVRLCMEQLLHHHSTEPFADLITRRLRLARGLYTPAQKDH, via the coding sequence ATGGAGAACAGTGCAGAATCCACGCGCGAGCAGCGTAAGCGGCAGACCACCCGCGCGCTCACCGAGGCCGCGCGACGCCTGACCACCGAGCGGGGCTTCGCCGGCTTCACGGTCGAGGAGCTCTGCGCCGACGCCGGGGTCTCCCGGCGGACGTTCTTCAACTACTTCGAGAGCAAGGAGAACGCCGTCTTCGGGTTCGCCGTCGTCGACTCCCGCCAGGAGGGGCTGGAAGCGGCCTTCCTCGAGCGCGACGGCGATCTCCTGGACGATTTCGTCCAGCTCACCGTCGAGCGTTTCGCCCTCTTCGACCCGATCGAGCACGCCGCCGAGCTCTTCGCCGTCATCGAACAGGAGCCCCGGCTGCTGCGCGCGGCCTTCGAGCAGCAGGAGAAGCACGAGCGCCGGGACATCGCCCTCGTCGCCCGCCGCTTCGGCGACGCCGCGGACGCAGAGCTCCGCGCCGAGGTGCTCGTCCACTCGGTCGGTGCGCTCGTGCGTCTCTGCATGGAGCAGTTGCTGCACCACCACTCCACCGAGCCGTTCGCCGACCTCATCACCCGCCGCCTCCGCCTCGCGCGGGGCCTCTACACCCCTGCACAGAAAGACCACTGA